The Gossypium hirsutum isolate 1008001.06 chromosome D06, Gossypium_hirsutum_v2.1, whole genome shotgun sequence genome contains the following window.
GATATAAGATCTCATCTGGAATCAACCACGGAGCTCTCCACTCGACGTTCTCCTCCTACAGATTCTAAAAGATTGCCATCCATTTTTCCTCTGTAATATCATCTCTCCTTGACGTAGCCACTATCTCTTTCAACGGTGAATAATTCTCAGAGAAGACCTGATATGAAACCTTatcaaccttccaaaagtggctatggaaccaccCAAGTAatagctgtgcacatccaataaatctgccCTCTCCGGCTCTTCGACATGCATTCAATGACCTAAATGTTTCTGCCAAAATCACTGGAACCGGCGTAACTCCCTTATCAAGCCGATCAAACAAGTCAGTAATCGCCTCGTCGATATGCCCCAAAACCTTAGGAAACACCATTAAGCCATATATGCACAAAGCGAAGACGTCTACTTTCTTCCTCACATCCGGGTGTGCTAAAAGGAGGTCCCTCAAACTTTTCCAAGGGATACACCTACTATCCCCTTTTTGCTTAATCCGAGCTGtaacccactgttcgctcatcctcATTATATTTATTAGCTTCTTCAAGAAAGTTAGTACATTCACCACTTTCGAATAAATTCTATCCACCTGGACCTTCGAACACCGAAGTAAAGCCGTGTACTCCTCTATCGTCGGCACCAGGTCAACCCTTCCGAATGTGAAGCAACTGTAGGccggattccaaaactgggcaagAGCTCGAAACAGATGTTTGTCTACCTTCATGTCAAGTAAATAAGGTAAATCCCCATAATTTGAATAGAATAGCTGCCTAACCTCATTATCCCATTGATCCCAAATCTCCTTCAACTCCTGCAAGTTGCTCTGAGCTACACTAACacgagtgaagtcccataactctgatacgtatTCCACGGCCAAACTATCACCCTTTTCAAGCTGTACCTTCTCAGACCAAGTTCGGACAGCCGCATTgtcttccactctatcaagaaacccatttcccaTGATAAACTTTCTATATGACAACCGAATATGAACCAACGTCTTTACAATGAAATGTCATGCAATCgtgatgtcatgcaatcaaagcaaaatgaaacaagtcagtatcacatataaaaatataataacatggCAAGAACACTTATTAGGAATCTACTAGGGTTTTGGAGTAGTTCTACCTAAGGCAAGTTCCTAAagctcactatatgaggtttagtttctagagtaagggtacccgaaccagcagattcctcaatcctcacccattataggctcatatagattgagttcagttcagggggacacatttccctatggctgcacggagatgaaaatctcacgaagacataggtacggatgtatcccggaagcgatccactaccctgcacggaggtgaaaacctcacgaaggactagcttctcgctcccacttaagggcgaaatgcaaaatgcaaatgcaaagttTCCAAAACACCATGAGAAAACATCAATGAGCGCAAAGGGAactcatgaatttttttaaaaaacttttgattTTTCGACACAGACAAAAATGAATCAATTTCTGGCTTGACTCTCTAGTGTCCccaatggagtcgccaagctgtcgaaaccgtttttttaaaaacaaaaattttagttgtcgacttaaaaaacaaaaactggagtcgccaccgatcctttattaaggtgtgatcggcccaccttaaaaataattttggtctgcgaaatttgagaaaacaggttcgggagtcagttacgcacgaggaaggattagcaccctcgtaacgcccaaaattggtaccaaattaattttttttaatgcctCGGTGTCGAAAATtcgaaaagattttaaaaggaagcttttatttcatgaatggattaaaataaaaagacactcgtatttcaaagaaataaaacaccacacccagtgagttagggcacaatgtttttaaatcttcaaaatacccgaatattgccttttgcttttgaaaattcttatttcgagaagaaaatgtcatgaccagtaagttaggacccaacattttgaattcccgagaataagtttttatttagaaatttgaATTTATTACAAAACAAATATTTGGCTTTCTAAGCTCCTCGAAAAATAACcgcgatccagtaagttaggacacgatctttcacgagaatcatgaatgccaaacatttggaattttttttaaaaaaaggacgattaaatactttgagaaaatcaaaaaaagatatttttttaaagaGGTGCTAAAAGAAGGGTTAAGGTATAACATGAAACGAGTACTctaatttcaaacatatatgaatgattatttacaaaaatagacAAGTAGGtataatatacaaataaacttacaAGCATGCTTATAtgatttcaaaagtaaaataaaacgaatgttttcaaaaataaaatataaaagatatatatgttttgtaaaaaatgcatgtatttataaaaataaaaaaatatatattaagaaattatgaaaatgtatatatatgtatatagaagttaagaaataaaatgaaaaataaaaaaatgtattaaatgtgtGCAGGTATGCATATACTACATAaaatgcatttatatatatatattgtaaagaCATGCAAGTATACTAGGGGAAAAAATGCATATATATGCATTAAATAAGAGAATGACATATGTACAAATAaaataatgacaataataataaataatataataatacataatgatataatataataataaataattaattaaatagtaaaatagttcaaaaatggattaaattgaacaaaagaaaagaaacaaattcgaaataaatgaaaaaaggaCCACTTTGAATGCGCAAGAAACAAGGGAGGGCTAAAAGGGAAATTATTCCCGCCTTCCCCAAAACGCTGCGCAGTGATGGGCCAAATTGAAGCAAAATTGAAATCTGcgaaccaatttttttaaaaaaaacaggaTTTAATTTGAAACGCGTTGCAAAAGGGAGGGGCCAATTGCAAATATCCCCTCTGATGTCAgagcgcgcggatcctccccttcgggtcgggtcaccgcgcgggtcaaggCCTGGacaatacggcgccgttttgatcctttatttaaaacaaattttcttttccaaaatcAGTTGCAAccgaaaagaagaaaaaaataaaaaaaaacagagcCCCCCCATTTGTTTGCTCTGCTAGGGTTTGGAACCCTAGCGTCCTTGCGCCATCGCTCGATCGGCCCTCTCACCAAAACTCCGATCACGACGGAGATGGCGGTGGCACGGCGTTTTCAGGTAAGTTTTCCTCTCCTTTTCCCTTGTTATTTTAAACGAAACAaaatgaaaagtaaaagaaaatataaaaaaatgtaaaaacgATAAACACTTTTAATAACAAGAAGAAATcacctttaaaaaaaaagtttttactGCTTTTTATTCTCGATTCCCTATCAAAAGATCCGTCCTTTTTACAGATAAAAGTCGGCCTTTTATAGCCTGAAAACCTATTTGTTTTACACTATATTTTCGCTAATGGACTCTCTGAATCCGTGTTTGCAGGTGCGTGGAGAGTGGAGACCGAAACGTGCGGAGGCTGCAGAAGGCTGTTGCGGCGCTGGGCATGGGCTGCTGAGGCTTGCGGCGCTGAAGCAGAGAGGCTCTAGGGTTTCTACTTTCAACGTTTTTGGTGTATTGGGCTTGAACGGCCCATTTTTGTTTTGTAAATGGTCTGGGCCAATTGGGCCTTATTACAAACCATATATATAATTGACAACATGTGAatacttatttttataaataaaatattataaaatttaaaactattttcttaaaattaggaTTATGCTTACTGTCATAATTATTACATTTAAGAAACGATTTGTCtactctaatataaaatttactttaataaaatgGGTTCCATGTGAAAAACTTAAAGCAAATCGAACAATATAAAAACCGAATCAAATATAttagttcaaatttttttttcgatttcatTGCTCAGTTTTTCACATGgagtttaagttttttttttaattttcttttttttttggatattttgtTGCTAGGACTTATCggctaaatttataaaaatgtttaaaaaaaagtttttaggtCTTTTCTGGGATATTTAAGGAAATAGGCcaattttgaagagagaaagtgaaaATGCATCCTGTTGGACTCGTTTTTTGCTTATGTGGCTGAAAGCAAGCCTTGTAGGATGCGTTTTCCTACCCTGTCAGTTGAAAATGTGTCCTGTTGAATGCACTTTCATTTTCTCTCTCCTCGATATTTATtaatgtttagggttttttttttaaaaaattgtaggGTTAAAGGTTCGAAATTTGTGgagaaatatttatttgtgtttgtgtttgaggAAGACATTGCGAAAGCTTAAAAGTATATTTGAGTTGACGGTGATGCGATGCGCTCGGAGACCTATACATTTCATCTGTCGTGTTAGGATGAAATCATTGCCTTAGATGCCCATCACATTGCAATTCAGGGTCCGAGTTCGCGGTGTTTATATGATCACGAGTTGAAGTATAACTAGGGCTCCTACTTGACGGATGTTAATGTGCAGTCACGGGTTAGCGTATAACTTGGAAGCCAAGTTAATAGTGGTTATGCGGTTGCGGGTTCAAATTCCACCTCACCAAAAAAGGATGGTTTGTAAACCTAATACATAAGTTTGAGATCATAATCATGAGAAAAAACTAAGGGGCTTTCCagtataataaaattaatcttTTTCTCCATATCCACCAAAAGCAGTATTCTTAACCTCTCTACCTGGAACCTGTGATAGAGTTGGATGCAAGAGGACCTATCAGGGGGGAGTGACTAGCAGTGGAGAGAAGGTAAAACTTGAGTCGAGGTGGCAGcgattgtagttattaatgaattatttaaatataacaaTCGTTTTTTACCTGAAAGGACCTTCACTTTTTGTCCACCGATAAAGTCACTCCTCCCTTGAAAGTCCTCTTGCCCCCAACTCCATCACAGGTTTCAAAGAAGATGGAGGTTAATGATACTACCTTTGGTGGAGATAGAGAAAAAGATTAAGGTGATTATATTGGAAAACCCTTAGTTTTTCCCTACGATTACAATGTCAAACTTATGTATCAGGTTTACGAGCAATCGTCTTCTAGTGAGGTGGAACTTGTAACACATTATACCTGACCCGATCACCAGGTC
Protein-coding sequences here:
- the LOC107902142 gene encoding uncharacterized protein produces the protein MGNGFLDRVEDNAAVRTWSEKVQLEKGDSLAVEYVSELWDFTRVSVAQSNLQELKEIWDQWDNEVRQLFYSNYGDLPYLLDMKVDKHLFRALAQFWNPAYSCFTFGRVDLVPTIEEYTALLRCSKVQVDRIYSKVVNVLTFLKKLINIMRMSEQWVTARIKQKGDSRCIPWKSLRDLLLAHPDVRKKVDVFALCIYGLMVFPKVLGHIDEAITDLFDRLDKGVTPVPVILAETFRSLNACRRAGEGRFIGCAQLLLGWFHSHFWKVDKVSYQEENVEWRAPWLIPDEILYRCGDFDWVPLIGIWGAIGYAPLLVLRQYRSRQFVPTTQGLVECEFSYKDDCYKKKAREMANAWNQTRRMKRLAVGPMATSEYNQWHVRRINDNILRPSSENSQSIEEYLRVVPSELEIIK